One Clostridium novyi NT genomic window carries:
- a CDS encoding IS1182-like element ISCno1 family transposase: MLTNNERKQNQLELVYIENLVPENHILRKIDKYIDFSFIRDLTKDLYCADNGRPSVDPVVLFKMLFIGYLFGIRSERQLVKEIQVNVAYRWFLGYGLTDKIPSHSTISQNRTKRFSNTNIHQEIFDNIVFQAINRNLVDGKILYTDSTHLKANANKHKFIKKEITKSTKEYFDELENDINKDRINHNKKPLKKKTKIAETKEITVSTTDPDSGYMVRDGKPKGFFYLDHRTVDGKYNIITDVHVTPGNINDVDPYVKRIETQIEKFNFNTKYLVADAGYSTNPICKQISDKNYQGVFGFRLGPHVKGKYTKYRFQYVKELDGYVCINNCFLKYRTTTREGYKEYLSNAEHCAYCKYKNNCLTSDKSINRTIRRHVWEDYKDQIFSFTKTEKGKSIYKRRKEKIERSFADSKELHGLRYCRMRGIKNVSEQCLLTAAVQNMKKIAMVLSHYFLCTLIQIYSKLTYIINIFRMLSHKRILA, from the coding sequence ATGCTTACTAATAATGAAAGAAAACAAAATCAATTAGAACTAGTTTATATAGAAAATTTAGTACCTGAAAATCACATACTTAGAAAGATAGATAAATACATAGACTTTTCATTTATAAGAGATTTAACTAAGGATTTATATTGTGCTGATAATGGCAGACCATCAGTGGATCCAGTTGTATTATTTAAAATGCTTTTTATAGGATACCTATTCGGTATACGTTCAGAGCGTCAGCTTGTAAAAGAAATCCAGGTAAATGTAGCTTACAGATGGTTTTTAGGATATGGACTTACTGATAAAATACCAAGTCATTCCACTATAAGCCAGAATAGAACAAAAAGATTTAGTAATACAAATATACATCAAGAAATATTTGATAATATTGTATTTCAAGCTATTAATAGAAACTTGGTTGATGGGAAAATTCTATATACTGATTCTACTCACTTAAAAGCTAACGCTAATAAACATAAATTTATTAAAAAAGAAATAACTAAATCCACAAAGGAATACTTTGATGAATTAGAGAATGACATTAATAAAGATAGAATTAATCATAATAAAAAGCCTCTAAAAAAAAAGACTAAAATAGCTGAAACTAAGGAAATAACAGTAAGTACAACTGATCCAGACAGTGGATATATGGTTAGAGATGGAAAACCTAAAGGCTTTTTTTATTTAGATCATAGAACTGTTGACGGAAAGTATAATATTATAACAGACGTTCATGTTACTCCCGGGAATATAAACGATGTAGATCCTTATGTTAAAAGAATAGAAACTCAAATAGAAAAGTTTAATTTTAATACAAAATATTTAGTAGCAGATGCCGGATATTCTACGAATCCTATTTGTAAACAAATTTCAGACAAAAATTATCAAGGTGTTTTTGGGTTCCGTTTAGGACCCCATGTTAAAGGAAAATATACAAAATATAGATTTCAGTATGTTAAAGAATTAGATGGATATGTGTGTATTAATAATTGCTTTTTAAAATATAGAACTACTACGAGGGAAGGTTATAAAGAATATTTAAGTAATGCGGAGCATTGTGCTTATTGCAAATATAAAAATAATTGCTTAACATCTGATAAATCCATTAATAGAACTATACGTCGTCATGTTTGGGAAGACTATAAAGATCAAATTTTTAGCTTTACTAAAACAGAAAAAGGTAAAAGTATTTACAAACGACGTAAAGAAAAGATTGAGCGTAGCTTTGCTGATTCAAAAGAATTACATGGGCTACGTTATTGTCGCATGCGAGGAATTAAAAATGTTTCTGAGCAGTGCCTACTTACAGCGGCAGTTCAGAATATGAAAAAGATAGCCATGGTGCTATCGCATTATTTTTTGTGTACATTAATTCAAATTTATTCCAAATTAACATACATAATAAATATTTTTCGAATGCTATCGCATAAAAGAATTTTGGCGTAA
- a CDS encoding DeoR/GlpR family DNA-binding transcription regulator — protein MFAEERRDKILSTVKTKGRVLAKDLAEEFGTSIDTIRRDLKVMEKNRLLKRTHGGAIPLSKVRRLPIDDKLRYNEGTEHQNAVAKKAAKYIDDGDTIFIGGASIHYVLLKYLPLDKNYTVVTNSLTIAQKLKLLSNVETYIVCGNIKNDEGVVDALATEFIRTLRIDVAFLTGGGISAKHGLSSATPEGSIFQKTVAQVSRRKICLANFDKVGIEFFSKTLDMKELDLVITDWEAPEEEVKKMQKEVKVLIAKKLK, from the coding sequence ATGTTTGCTGAAGAAAGACGAGATAAAATACTTTCTACTGTAAAAACTAAAGGTAGAGTACTTGCAAAAGATTTAGCAGAAGAATTTGGAACTTCCATAGATACAATCAGACGAGATCTTAAAGTCATGGAAAAAAATAGACTTCTAAAAAGAACTCATGGAGGTGCAATACCTCTATCAAAGGTTAGAAGGCTACCTATTGATGATAAACTAAGATATAATGAAGGTACAGAGCATCAAAATGCAGTAGCAAAAAAAGCTGCAAAATATATAGATGATGGAGATACTATATTTATAGGTGGAGCTAGTATACACTATGTGCTTCTTAAATATCTTCCATTAGATAAAAACTATACAGTTGTTACTAATTCCTTAACTATAGCCCAAAAGTTAAAATTACTAAGTAATGTAGAAACTTATATAGTTTGTGGAAACATAAAAAATGATGAAGGTGTTGTAGATGCACTAGCTACAGAGTTTATAAGAACTTTGAGAATAGATGTAGCATTTTTAACTGGAGGGGGAATTTCAGCAAAACATGGACTTAGTAGTGCTACCCCAGAAGGTTCTATATTTCAAAAGACAGTAGCACAGGTATCCAGAAGAAAAATCTGTCTTGCTAATTTTGATAAAGTAGGAATAGAATTTTTTTCAAAGACACTAGACATGAAAGAGTTAGACTTAGTAATAACAGATTGGGAAGCTCCAGAAGAAGAAGTCAAAAAGATGCAAAAGGAAGTAAAAGTTTTAATAGCTAAAAAATTAAAATAA
- a CDS encoding DegT/DnrJ/EryC1/StrS family aminotransferase: MKVNFYTSQREYHEKKNEFDTAIQSVIEKGNFILGDKVTELERAIEEYTGIKHAIGVASGTDALVIASDILGFSDGAEVITSPFTFLASTSCIARHKGIPVFVDIDEETLQIDTSKIEEKITDKTVGILPIHLFNQMGNMDEVMRIAKKHNLKVLEDAAEAFGMRWKGNGEDYIHSGGIGDFGVYSFFPTKTLGGYGDGGMIVTNDDKLAELAKQYRVHGASKKYHYDNVGYNSRLDTIQAAVLGVKLKYIDEAIEKRRKVAEMYIDGLSDCKEIRIPKISGDQKGVYYVFNIIVENRDGLQEYLKEKEIGTSIYYPKPLHEQKCFDYLGYKEGDFPVAEKIAKKIIALPIYPEITEEEVQFVCKTIREFYEK; the protein is encoded by the coding sequence ATGAAAGTTAATTTTTATACTTCTCAAAGAGAATATCATGAAAAAAAGAATGAATTTGATACAGCAATTCAAAGTGTTATTGAAAAAGGAAACTTTATACTAGGAGATAAGGTTACTGAACTTGAAAGAGCTATAGAAGAATATACAGGAATTAAACATGCAATTGGTGTTGCATCAGGTACAGACGCATTAGTTATAGCATCTGATATTTTAGGATTTAGTGATGGAGCTGAAGTTATCACTTCACCATTTACATTCTTAGCATCAACTTCATGTATAGCAAGACACAAAGGAATACCAGTTTTCGTTGATATTGATGAAGAAACATTACAAATAGATACTTCTAAAATAGAAGAAAAAATAACTGATAAAACAGTTGGTATATTACCAATACACCTATTTAACCAAATGGGAAATATGGATGAAGTTATGAGAATAGCAAAAAAACATAACCTTAAAGTTCTTGAAGATGCAGCAGAAGCATTTGGTATGAGATGGAAAGGTAATGGAGAAGATTACATACACTCTGGTGGAATTGGAGATTTTGGAGTATACTCATTCTTCCCAACTAAAACATTAGGTGGATATGGTGACGGTGGAATGATCGTTACAAATGATGATAAACTTGCAGAACTTGCAAAACAATACAGAGTTCATGGTGCATCAAAGAAATATCATTATGACAATGTAGGATACAATTCAAGACTTGATACAATTCAAGCTGCTGTATTAGGCGTAAAATTAAAATATATAGATGAAGCTATTGAAAAGAGAAGAAAAGTAGCCGAGATGTATATTGATGGATTAAGTGATTGCAAAGAAATAAGAATACCAAAAATAAGCGGAGATCAAAAGGGAGTTTACTACGTATTCAACATAATAGTAGAAAACAGAGATGGACTTCAAGAATACTTAAAAGAAAAAGAAATTGGAACTAGCATATACTATCCAAAGCCACTTCATGAACAAAAATGTTTCGATTATTTAGGATACAAAGAAGGAGATTTCCCAGTAGCTGAAAAAATAGCTAAAAAGATTATTGCACTTCCAATATATCCTGAAATAACAGAAGAAGAAGTGCAATTCGTATGCAAGACAATTAGAGAATTCTACGAAAAATAA
- a CDS encoding DegT/DnrJ/EryC1/StrS family aminotransferase → MSKKIPFSPPDITQAEIDGVIDTLKSGWITSGPKTAKFEEEMAKYSDANKGVAVSSATMGMELILKVLGIGGEGNSHHEIITTPYTYTSTSNVIVHRGLRPKFVDVKKDSFLIDEQKIYDAITPNTKAIMTVDFAGVPVDYDKIREVIKAKNREDIVLISDSAHSFGAKYKGNRVGGQMDFHVFSFHAVKNLTTAEGGGITYNNNNFMGKEDLYKEFKYTSLNGQTKDALSKMKAGAWQYDILTDGFKCNMTDIMAAIGLAQLERYDLMLKKRAEIFEVYTNVLKDKEWAIIPEYKNDIMESSYHLYPLRVKGFTDEQRSEVIAMMAEKDIAVNVHFIPLPMFTLYKNLGYDIKDYPNAYEQYANEITLPVYSTLTLEDAEYVATELVKCIEKVLAK, encoded by the coding sequence ATGTCAAAGAAAATACCATTTTCACCACCAGATATAACACAAGCAGAAATTGATGGTGTAATTGATACATTAAAATCAGGATGGATTACATCAGGTCCTAAAACAGCAAAATTTGAAGAAGAAATGGCTAAATATTCAGATGCCAATAAAGGTGTTGCAGTATCTAGTGCTACAATGGGTATGGAACTAATATTAAAAGTTTTAGGTATTGGCGGAGAAGGAAATAGTCATCACGAAATAATAACTACTCCATATACTTATACATCAACTTCAAATGTAATTGTGCATAGAGGATTAAGACCAAAATTTGTAGATGTAAAAAAAGATAGTTTCTTAATAGATGAACAAAAAATATACGATGCTATAACTCCAAATACAAAGGCAATAATGACAGTTGACTTTGCAGGAGTTCCAGTTGACTATGACAAAATAAGAGAAGTTATAAAAGCTAAAAATCGTGAAGATATAGTTTTAATATCTGACTCAGCTCACTCTTTTGGTGCTAAATACAAAGGAAATAGAGTTGGAGGACAAATGGACTTTCATGTATTCTCATTCCATGCAGTAAAAAATCTTACTACTGCTGAAGGTGGCGGAATTACATACAACAATAATAACTTCATGGGTAAAGAAGATTTATACAAAGAATTTAAATATACATCATTAAATGGTCAAACAAAAGATGCATTATCAAAAATGAAAGCTGGAGCATGGCAATATGACATATTAACAGATGGATTTAAATGTAATATGACAGATATAATGGCAGCAATCGGACTTGCTCAACTTGAAAGATATGACCTTATGCTTAAAAAGAGAGCAGAAATTTTTGAAGTATATACAAATGTTCTTAAAGATAAAGAATGGGCTATTATACCAGAATATAAAAATGATATTATGGAATCATCATATCACTTATATCCATTAAGAGTAAAAGGATTTACAGACGAACAAAGATCTGAAGTAATTGCAATGATGGCTGAAAAAGACATTGCTGTAAATGTTCACTTTATACCACTTCCAATGTTTACTCTTTACAAAAACTTAGGATATGATATAAAGGATTATCCAAATGCATATGAACAATATGCTAATGAAATAACATTACCAGTATACTCTACATTAACTTTAGAAGATGCGGAATATGTTGCTACAGAATTAGTTAAATGTATAGAAAAAGTTTTAGCTAAGTAA
- a CDS encoding DHHW family protein: MKVHKFFLSILMIVFIMGMFVVNLISKDKKFSEAENRVLQNKPTYSFEKLKSGKFTKEYEKYITDQFAFRNFWVGVKSSSDKLLGKKDNNGVYLGLNGYLLEKPAKVDNDLLEDNIESINEFAKRNSNCKVNFLLAPNSVNILKSKLPKYATPEDEKKIIDDVKENLDPKNVKFVDVYDDLNMHNKEYIYYKTDHHWTTLGAYYAYKKLGGTLAYKPLELNDFNIQKVTDSFYGTFYSKGNYREIEPDSIQIFKPKKELKYKVKYFDDKKDTDTLYEMENLKKKDKYSVFLGGNHDLVVINTYLKDENENKKQYIVKKNSKRNKKKRNIKKVKNAKKVKYTKAKETKKLLIIKDSYAHSLVPFLTNHYDEIHMVDLRYFNDNIDEYIKKNNIKNILIMYNGLSFSREQTVSKLQTP; encoded by the coding sequence ATGAAAGTACATAAGTTTTTTTTATCTATCTTAATGATAGTTTTTATTATGGGAATGTTTGTTGTAAATTTAATTTCTAAGGATAAGAAATTTTCAGAAGCGGAAAATAGGGTACTTCAAAATAAACCTACATATTCATTTGAAAAACTAAAGTCTGGTAAGTTTACTAAGGAATATGAAAAGTACATAACAGATCAATTTGCTTTTAGAAACTTTTGGGTTGGAGTTAAGTCTAGTTCAGATAAACTATTAGGTAAAAAAGACAACAATGGAGTATACTTAGGATTAAATGGATATCTTCTTGAAAAACCAGCAAAAGTAGACAATGATCTTTTAGAAGATAATATAGAAAGTATAAATGAATTTGCAAAGCGTAATTCTAATTGCAAAGTAAACTTTCTTTTAGCTCCAAATTCAGTAAACATATTAAAAAGTAAATTACCTAAATATGCAACACCAGAAGATGAGAAGAAAATTATTGATGATGTTAAAGAAAATTTAGATCCTAAAAATGTTAAGTTTGTAGACGTATATGATGATTTGAATATGCACAATAAAGAGTATATTTATTATAAAACAGATCATCATTGGACAACTCTTGGAGCATATTATGCATATAAAAAATTAGGAGGTACTTTAGCATACAAACCATTAGAATTAAATGATTTTAACATACAAAAGGTTACAGATAGTTTTTATGGAACTTTTTATTCTAAAGGAAATTATAGAGAGATTGAACCGGATTCTATACAAATATTTAAGCCAAAGAAGGAACTAAAATACAAAGTTAAATATTTTGATGATAAAAAAGATACAGATACTTTATATGAAATGGAAAATTTAAAGAAGAAAGATAAATATTCTGTATTTTTAGGTGGTAATCATGATTTAGTTGTTATAAATACCTACTTAAAAGATGAAAATGAAAATAAAAAACAATACATAGTTAAGAAAAATAGTAAAAGAAATAAAAAGAAAAGAAATATTAAAAAAGTTAAAAATGCTAAAAAGGTTAAGTATACTAAAGCTAAGGAAACTAAGAAGTTACTGATTATAAAAGATTCCTATGCACATAGTTTAGTACCATTTTTAACAAATCATTATGATGAAATTCATATGGTTGATCTTAGATATTTTAATGATAATATAGATGAATATATAAAAAAGAATAATATAAAAAATATACTTATAATGTATAATGGATTATCCTTTTCAAGAGAACAAACTGTTTCAAAATTACAAACACCATAG
- a CDS encoding response regulator transcription factor: MSQNNVLVVDDDKEIREAIKIYLKNEGIKVFEAKDGIDALMLLQEQEIHLILMDIMMPKMDGIKATFKIREKKDIPIIMLSAKSEDTDKILGLNIGADDYVTKPFNPLELIARVKSQLRRYVKFNNYKSNSQELKVGGIILNKNTKSVSVDGEEVRLTPIEYKILEFLMESTGQVFSIEQIYENVWNEPCYNAENTVPVHIRRIREKIEINPKEPRYLKVVWGIGYKIQEQI, from the coding sequence GTGTCACAAAATAACGTATTAGTAGTAGATGATGATAAGGAAATAAGAGAAGCCATAAAAATTTATTTGAAAAATGAGGGTATAAAAGTATTTGAAGCAAAGGACGGAATAGATGCTTTAATGTTACTGCAAGAACAAGAAATACATCTTATATTAATGGATATTATGATGCCTAAGATGGATGGGATAAAGGCAACTTTTAAAATCCGAGAAAAAAAAGATATACCAATAATAATGTTATCTGCAAAATCAGAAGATACGGATAAAATTTTAGGACTAAACATAGGTGCAGATGATTATGTAACAAAACCATTTAACCCACTAGAACTTATAGCTAGAGTTAAATCTCAATTAAGGAGATATGTTAAGTTTAATAATTACAAAAGCAATAGTCAAGAATTAAAAGTTGGTGGAATTATATTAAACAAAAATACAAAGAGCGTTTCTGTAGACGGGGAAGAGGTAAGACTTACTCCAATAGAATATAAAATTTTAGAATTTTTAATGGAAAGCACAGGACAAGTATTTTCTATTGAACAAATATATGAAAATGTTTGGAATGAGCCATGCTATAATGCAGAAAATACAGTTCCAGTCCATATAAGAAGGATAAGAGAAAAAATAGAAATAAATCCGAAGGAACCAAGATATTTAAAGGTGGTGTGGGGAATTGGATACAAAATCCAAGAGCAAATTTAA
- a CDS encoding sensor histidine kinase, translating to MDTKSKSKFKETLIFICSIYLLVISILLIKTLVKDGRENTTPYFKSGTFATRVCEVFNGVAKEPGDYLTDEEFNERKAKYQSISNKKQKEIEKEYEDRIKLAKEGQDNSLLSTLIIERDKKISEAKKIYSKTNEQIKEEIIKEKNDKFQKNKEIIKKNTDLKYYIKNKSTGKIESNLNDPSKLQNAINTSMYYVELPEDDVMSRYWDINSYCKDNNYEVYFIVPKDIRHDGTIFKEYTMYEKSTKQFIVFSIISVVIVITTILMFLHMKKNYKVYYEKFKCVYDKFIKINFGIRVILAIIMFPLLDDFLRFEKFYRGMLIDKEIISLTLIAFIVLYYVCCAYDVKRLKNDKEYLKESGIGKASKYLKESLACKGVLFKVVLFSVITTGVSCAILLSFLGIGSFNIGYRELPLFLFAFAYLIMYFFIIVPCVIKNIGKFNKIVEGTKRMTEGDLNFTIDVKGKGILVDLANNINNIKEGYNKAVAEEIKSQKFKSELITNVSHDLKTPLTSIINYIKLLQQEGISKEEIEGYIGVLDRKSERLKTLIEDLFEASKVSTGAVELNIERLDVVSLLKQSLGEFSERIENSSLSFRINLPSKPIYCNLDGKKTWRLFENLIGNILKYSQENTRVYIDLQEKNDEVIITMKNISSYEMNFEADEIFERFKRGDESRSTEGSGLGLAIANSIAELQGGSLDIEIDGDLFKSIAKFKTIK from the coding sequence TTGGATACAAAATCCAAGAGCAAATTTAAAGAAACGTTAATTTTTATATGTTCAATTTATTTATTAGTTATATCTATTCTACTTATAAAAACTTTAGTTAAAGATGGAAGAGAGAATACTACACCTTATTTTAAAAGTGGAACTTTTGCAACTCGTGTATGTGAAGTGTTTAATGGTGTAGCAAAAGAACCAGGTGATTACTTAACTGATGAGGAATTTAATGAGAGAAAAGCAAAGTATCAAAGTATATCAAATAAAAAGCAAAAGGAAATAGAAAAGGAATACGAGGATAGAATTAAACTTGCAAAAGAAGGTCAAGACAATAGTTTATTAAGTACATTAATAATTGAAAGAGATAAAAAAATAAGTGAGGCAAAAAAGATATATTCCAAAACTAATGAACAAATAAAAGAAGAAATCATAAAAGAAAAAAATGATAAATTTCAAAAGAATAAAGAAATTATAAAAAAGAATACAGATTTAAAATACTATATTAAGAATAAATCAACTGGAAAAATAGAGTCTAATTTAAATGATCCATCTAAGTTACAAAATGCTATAAATACTTCAATGTATTATGTTGAATTACCAGAAGATGATGTTATGAGTAGGTATTGGGATATAAATTCATACTGCAAAGATAATAATTATGAAGTATATTTTATTGTGCCAAAGGATATAAGACATGATGGTACAATATTTAAAGAATATACAATGTATGAAAAAAGTACAAAGCAATTTATTGTATTTTCTATTATATCCGTTGTAATAGTTATAACTACTATATTAATGTTTTTACACATGAAAAAGAATTATAAAGTTTATTATGAAAAGTTTAAGTGTGTATATGATAAGTTTATAAAAATAAATTTTGGTATAAGAGTTATACTAGCAATTATAATGTTTCCACTACTAGACGATTTTCTGAGGTTTGAAAAATTCTATAGGGGAATGCTTATAGATAAAGAAATTATTTCTTTAACATTAATAGCTTTTATAGTTTTATATTATGTATGCTGTGCTTATGATGTAAAAAGACTTAAAAATGATAAAGAATATTTAAAAGAAAGTGGTATAGGTAAAGCTTCAAAATACTTAAAAGAATCTCTTGCATGTAAGGGTGTTCTATTTAAAGTTGTATTATTTTCAGTAATTACTACAGGAGTATCTTGTGCTATATTATTATCTTTTTTAGGAATTGGCTCATTTAATATTGGATATAGGGAACTTCCTCTTTTCTTATTTGCATTTGCATATCTGATTATGTATTTTTTCATAATTGTGCCATGTGTAATAAAAAATATAGGTAAATTTAATAAAATTGTAGAAGGAACAAAAAGAATGACTGAAGGAGATTTGAATTTCACAATTGATGTTAAAGGAAAAGGAATATTAGTAGATCTTGCAAATAATATTAATAATATTAAAGAGGGGTACAATAAGGCAGTTGCCGAGGAAATAAAAAGCCAAAAGTTTAAATCAGAACTTATAACCAATGTATCACATGATTTAAAAACACCTCTTACTTCTATAATAAATTATATAAAACTTCTTCAGCAAGAAGGTATATCAAAAGAAGAAATAGAGGGTTATATTGGAGTTTTAGATAGAAAATCTGAAAGACTAAAAACTTTAATAGAGGATTTATTTGAAGCATCAAAAGTATCAACAGGTGCTGTAGAACTTAATATAGAAAGATTAGATGTTGTATCACTACTTAAACAATCCTTAGGGGAATTTAGTGAAAGAATAGAAAATTCATCATTAAGCTTTAGAATCAACCTTCCAAGCAAGCCTATTTATTGTAATTTAGATGGTAAAAAAACCTGGAGATTATTTGAAAATTTAATAGGGAATATTCTTAAATATTCTCAAGAAAATACTAGAGTTTATATTGACTTACAAGAAAAAAATGATGAAGTTATTATAACAATGAAAAATATTTCATCATATGAAATGAATTTTGAAGCCGATGAAATCTTTGAAAGATTTAAAAGAGGAGACGAATCAAGAAGTACAGAAGGTTCTGGACTTGGACTTGCAATTGCAAATAGCATAGCTGAACTTCAGGGAGGAAGTTTAGATATTGAAATTGATGGAGACCTTTTTAAATCAATTGCAAAGTTTAAAACAATAAAATAA
- a CDS encoding biotin transporter BioY, translating into MKTKDLVLVAIFAALTAIGAFIKIPIPNVPFTLQFFFCAFSGMLLGAKLGALSQILYVAMGLLGIPIFTEGGGFMYVVKPTFGYLVGFIVGAYVIGFISERVKELNFIKALRTTLTGLFFVYLFGVIHFYLIMNLYLGKTTSIGYVVYWGVLVCIGGDLLLSIIIAFVSKKALKGLKVMI; encoded by the coding sequence ATGAAGACGAAAGATTTAGTATTGGTAGCAATATTTGCTGCACTTACAGCAATTGGGGCATTTATTAAAATACCAATTCCAAATGTACCCTTTACGCTACAATTCTTTTTTTGTGCTTTTTCAGGCATGTTACTTGGGGCAAAACTGGGTGCATTATCTCAAATTCTTTATGTAGCTATGGGACTTCTAGGAATTCCTATATTTACAGAAGGTGGAGGGTTTATGTATGTAGTAAAACCTACTTTTGGGTATCTAGTTGGATTTATAGTAGGAGCTTATGTAATTGGATTTATATCGGAAAGAGTAAAAGAATTAAATTTTATTAAAGCGTTACGTACAACTTTAACAGGATTATTTTTTGTATATTTATTTGGAGTAATTCATTTTTATCTAATTATGAATCTTTATTTAGGAAAAACCACATCTATAGGTTACGTTGTTTATTGGGGAGTTCTTGTATGTATAGGAGGAGATTTATTATTAAGTATAATTATTGCATTTGTATCTAAAAAAGCGTTAAAAGGATTAAAAGTGATGATTTAA